The following coding sequences lie in one Arthrobacter sp. SLBN-122 genomic window:
- a CDS encoding hemolysin family protein, with the protein MEWLLLAAGLLLIAGTGFFVAVEFSLIALDQATVQRAIDDGDSGAAPLLACLKSLSTQLSSCQLGITLTTLLTGYVMEPSVGHLLEAPLSAVGLPAVAVQSISLVLAMVVATLLSMLLGELVPKNMAIALAFPVGRALAGPQLVFTAIFKPAILVLNGFSNKVLHIFGLEAKEEISGARTPAELASLVRRSAAMGTLDAGTANFIARTLNFSTRTAADVMTPRIRLETIDADQPVSDVVDAARRTGYSRFPVIGDSADDIRGLVHVKKAVAVPWERRRNLEAGAIMTEVLRVPETIHLDALLAELREGNLQLAVVLDEYGGTAGIATLEDLVEEIVGEVADEHDRVRPGLLQSASGDWYFPGLLRPDELSEQIPGLSVPDEAAYETVGGYVMSKLGRIAMVGDAVDVGGGTLSVTRMDGRRIDRICFHPAEQPAVQDANDRSKP; encoded by the coding sequence ATGGAGTGGCTCCTCCTGGCAGCAGGCTTGCTGCTGATCGCCGGCACCGGATTCTTCGTTGCCGTCGAGTTCTCCCTCATCGCCCTCGACCAGGCCACCGTCCAGCGCGCCATTGACGACGGCGACAGCGGTGCCGCGCCGTTGCTCGCCTGCCTTAAGTCGCTGTCGACGCAGCTTTCAAGCTGCCAGCTGGGCATCACCTTGACCACTCTGCTCACCGGCTATGTCATGGAACCCTCGGTGGGCCACCTGCTCGAGGCGCCGCTTTCCGCCGTCGGACTTCCGGCCGTGGCCGTGCAGTCCATCTCGCTGGTCCTGGCGATGGTCGTGGCCACACTGCTGTCCATGCTCCTGGGCGAACTGGTGCCCAAGAACATGGCGATTGCACTGGCGTTTCCCGTGGGCCGGGCACTGGCCGGACCACAACTGGTTTTTACGGCCATCTTCAAGCCCGCCATCCTGGTCCTCAACGGCTTTTCCAACAAGGTCCTGCACATCTTCGGGCTGGAAGCCAAGGAGGAAATCTCCGGAGCGCGGACACCTGCAGAGCTTGCCTCGCTGGTTCGCAGGTCCGCGGCGATGGGGACGCTCGACGCCGGAACCGCCAACTTCATCGCCCGCACCCTTAATTTTTCGACCCGGACGGCCGCTGACGTCATGACGCCGCGCATCCGGCTTGAGACGATCGACGCGGACCAGCCGGTCTCCGATGTGGTGGATGCCGCACGGCGGACCGGATACTCCCGGTTCCCCGTCATAGGTGATTCCGCCGATGACATCCGTGGCCTGGTGCATGTCAAGAAGGCTGTCGCTGTGCCGTGGGAACGGCGCCGCAACCTTGAAGCCGGCGCCATCATGACCGAGGTGCTGCGGGTGCCCGAGACCATCCACCTTGATGCACTGCTGGCCGAGCTGCGGGAGGGAAACCTCCAGCTGGCGGTCGTGCTCGATGAATATGGCGGCACGGCAGGCATCGCCACCCTCGAGGACCTCGTGGAGGAAATCGTGGGCGAGGTGGCGGATGAACACGACAGGGTCCGCCCCGGACTCCTGCAAAGCGCCTCCGGCGACTGGTACTTCCCCGGACTCCTCCGCCCGGATGAGTTGTCAGAACAGATTCCGGGACTGAGCGTTCCGGACGAAGCGGCCTACGAGACCGTGGGCGGCTACGTCATGAGCAAGCTCGGCAGGATCGCCATGGTGGGGGACGCCGTCGACGTGGGCGGCGGAACCCTCAGCGTCACCAGGATGGACGGCCGCAGGATCGACCGCATCTGCTTCCACCCCGCGGAACAACCCGCCGTGCAGGACGCCAATGACAGGAGCAAGCCATGA
- a CDS encoding PadR family transcriptional regulator, giving the protein MPPVFAHGALRLYLLALLESGPRHGYELIKALKDRFGGTYSPSAGTIYPRLGKLEEDGLVATERLGRRTNYYITAAGLAELDRRREDVAGVEHDIAVSLERLDVELMVQKFRDELCADLRQPGIRRPISPGTLETVRAALDEARAAIRSTLQS; this is encoded by the coding sequence ATGCCGCCCGTCTTCGCACACGGTGCGTTGCGCCTCTACCTCCTGGCCCTGCTGGAAAGCGGGCCCAGGCACGGCTATGAGCTCATCAAGGCGCTCAAGGACAGGTTCGGCGGGACCTACTCCCCCAGCGCCGGCACCATCTACCCCCGCTTGGGCAAGCTCGAGGAAGACGGCCTGGTGGCCACCGAGCGGCTCGGGCGGCGCACCAACTACTACATCACCGCAGCCGGCCTTGCCGAACTGGACCGGCGCCGGGAGGATGTGGCCGGGGTCGAGCATGACATTGCGGTCTCCCTGGAAAGGCTGGATGTGGAACTGATGGTGCAGAAGTTCCGCGACGAGTTGTGCGCAGACCTCCGGCAGCCGGGCATACGCCGTCCCATCAGCCCCGGCACACTGGAAACCGTCAGGGCAGCCCTGGACGAGGCCCGGGCTGCCATCCGGAGCACCCTCCAGTCCTAG
- a CDS encoding hemolysin family protein — protein sequence MSDWAGILWLGFLLLGNAFFVGAEFAIMSARRSQIEPLADAGSKRAQTTLRAMENVSLMLACAQLGITVCSLLILLVAEPAIHHLLAAPMEAVGLPAEAADVAAFAVALMLVTFLHVTFGEMVPKNISVSVADKAALVLAPPLLFVSRLVHPVISVLNWSANHILKLMRIEPKDEVTSSFTLEEVQSIVQESTRHGLVDDDAGLITGALEFSEHTAEDIMVPLENLVMLGASTTPVEFEKTVSRTGFSRFPMLDDEDMLYGYLHVKDVLSIPESAYELPIAESRIRSLANLALGDEIEKAMSVMQRTGSHLARVIGPDGRTRGVLFLEDVIEQLVGEIRDATQATGIRRLGQPNGSGPK from the coding sequence ATGAGCGACTGGGCCGGAATACTTTGGCTGGGCTTCCTCCTGCTGGGCAACGCCTTTTTCGTGGGCGCTGAATTCGCCATCATGTCCGCGCGCCGCAGCCAGATCGAGCCTTTGGCCGATGCCGGCTCCAAGCGCGCCCAGACCACCCTGCGCGCCATGGAGAATGTGTCGTTGATGCTGGCCTGCGCGCAGCTGGGCATCACCGTGTGTTCGCTGCTGATCCTGCTGGTGGCCGAGCCGGCGATCCACCACCTGCTTGCCGCCCCCATGGAGGCGGTGGGCCTGCCGGCGGAAGCCGCGGACGTTGCGGCCTTCGCGGTGGCCCTGATGCTGGTGACCTTCCTGCACGTCACCTTCGGCGAGATGGTGCCCAAGAACATTTCGGTGTCCGTGGCGGACAAGGCGGCACTGGTCCTGGCCCCGCCCCTGCTGTTCGTCTCGCGGCTGGTCCACCCGGTGATTTCAGTTCTCAACTGGTCGGCCAACCACATCCTCAAACTGATGCGGATCGAACCCAAGGACGAGGTGACGTCCTCCTTCACCCTGGAGGAGGTGCAGTCGATCGTCCAGGAGTCCACACGCCATGGGCTGGTGGACGACGACGCCGGGCTCATCACCGGTGCGCTCGAGTTCTCGGAGCACACGGCGGAGGACATCATGGTGCCGCTCGAAAACCTGGTCATGCTGGGGGCTTCCACCACTCCGGTGGAGTTTGAAAAGACCGTCAGCCGTACGGGGTTCTCCCGGTTTCCCATGCTGGATGACGAGGACATGCTTTACGGCTACCTCCACGTCAAGGATGTGCTGTCCATTCCGGAGTCTGCCTACGAGCTGCCGATTGCCGAGAGCCGCATCCGGTCGCTGGCCAACCTGGCACTGGGTGACGAGATCGAAAAGGCGATGTCCGTCATGCAGCGAACGGGATCCCACCTGGCCCGCGTCATAGGCCCGGACGGCAGGACGCGCGGTGTGCTCTTCCTGGAGGACGTCATTGAACAGCTCGTTGGCGAAATCCGCGATGCGACGCAGGCCACCGGGATCCGTCGCCTGGGCCAGCCCAACGGCAGCGGACCTAAATAG
- a CDS encoding DUF4097 family beta strand repeat-containing protein, protein MTGQTWTVTEPQTMDIDGVTSLKLGMVRGRFQVVTHTGPGFRLELAEVHGDPVAVSLYSGRLEVRHQLHGAQGWFKNFMETVNHNSDNSAVITITVPHGVDIEAGTVSGEGLVSGISAHIRLNTVSGSVVADSTSGELQVSTISGSVDVRNHRGVLTAKSVSGAVTASGHFTNVRTNTVSGHLSFELLGFTRDFGSNSVSGDLTIRLPHDVGADIVAKSAGGAVILDGQQCLLANGKVETIAGPDGQLMLVRTNSVSGRTSIVHSPEPVGGGEAHG, encoded by the coding sequence ATGACCGGGCAGACCTGGACTGTTACAGAGCCGCAAACGATGGACATCGACGGCGTGACGTCCCTGAAGCTGGGCATGGTCCGGGGAAGGTTCCAGGTGGTGACGCACACCGGACCCGGGTTCCGGCTGGAGCTTGCCGAGGTGCACGGCGATCCGGTGGCAGTATCGCTGTACAGCGGCAGGCTGGAAGTGCGGCATCAGCTGCACGGCGCCCAGGGCTGGTTCAAGAACTTCATGGAGACGGTCAACCACAACAGCGACAATTCCGCTGTCATCACCATCACCGTTCCCCACGGGGTGGACATCGAGGCAGGCACCGTCAGCGGTGAGGGACTCGTTTCGGGTATCTCCGCCCATATCAGGCTGAACACAGTCTCAGGTTCAGTGGTGGCGGACAGCACATCCGGCGAGCTGCAGGTCAGCACCATCAGCGGCAGCGTGGACGTCAGGAACCACCGCGGCGTGCTCACCGCCAAGAGCGTCTCCGGAGCGGTTACCGCCTCCGGCCACTTCACCAATGTCCGCACCAACACCGTGAGCGGCCACCTCAGCTTCGAATTGCTTGGCTTTACCCGTGACTTCGGCTCCAACTCGGTGTCCGGGGACCTCACCATCAGGCTGCCGCATGACGTCGGCGCCGACATTGTGGCCAAATCCGCCGGCGGAGCAGTGATCCTTGACGGCCAGCAGTGCCTCCTGGCCAACGGCAAAGTGGAGACCATTGCCGGACCGGACGGGCAACTGATGCTCGTCCGGACCAATTCGGTGTCGGGCAGGACTTCCATCGTCCATTCTCCCGAACCCGTTGGCGGCGGGGAAGCGCACGGCTGA
- the rsrA gene encoding mycothiol system anti-sigma-R factor, with protein sequence MSDCQGLGDCDDTRMQRIYEYLDGALTREDITEIKNHLDDCPECTEQYDLECVIRNMVKRSCTESAPDNLKNAILDRIHAIRPVEA encoded by the coding sequence ATGAGCGACTGCCAGGGATTGGGCGATTGCGATGACACCCGGATGCAACGCATCTACGAATACCTTGACGGGGCACTGACCCGCGAGGACATCACGGAAATCAAGAACCACCTTGATGACTGCCCTGAGTGCACGGAGCAGTATGACCTGGAGTGCGTCATCCGCAACATGGTCAAGCGTTCCTGCACCGAATCCGCGCCGGACAACCTGAAGAACGCCATCCTGGACAGGATCCACGCCATCCGTCCAGTGGAGGCATAG
- a CDS encoding metal ABC transporter ATP-binding protein codes for MKSVVSLEGACLKFGQRTLWEDLDLEIKPGEFFAVLGPNGSGKTSFLKVLLGLQKLHSGKASLGGRSVERGSNLIGYIPQQKSFPQDTPMRARDLVALGVDGHRWGVRLSAGKTNRRVDQLLELVGASDYAKVPVGQLSGGEQQRLRVAQALATDPQVLLCDEPLLSLDLHHQQAVSALINKQSREHDSAVVFVTHEINPIIDYVDRVLYLAGGRFRVGTPEEVMTTEVLSDLYGTQVEVIHANGRIVVVGLPDATTHHHAEADALAGEPA; via the coding sequence GTGAAATCCGTCGTCAGCCTCGAAGGGGCGTGCCTCAAGTTCGGTCAGCGCACGCTCTGGGAGGACCTGGACCTGGAGATCAAGCCCGGTGAATTCTTCGCCGTGCTGGGCCCCAACGGCAGCGGCAAGACCAGTTTCCTGAAAGTCCTCCTGGGCCTGCAGAAGCTGCACTCCGGAAAGGCGTCCCTGGGCGGACGGTCCGTGGAACGCGGCAGCAACCTGATCGGCTACATTCCCCAGCAAAAGTCCTTTCCGCAGGACACACCCATGCGTGCCCGCGACCTGGTGGCGCTGGGAGTCGATGGGCACCGCTGGGGCGTCCGGCTGTCGGCGGGCAAGACAAACCGCAGGGTGGACCAGCTCCTGGAGCTGGTGGGCGCCTCCGACTATGCCAAGGTTCCGGTTGGCCAGCTCTCCGGCGGGGAACAGCAGCGGCTGCGGGTGGCGCAGGCGCTGGCAACGGACCCCCAGGTCCTGCTCTGCGACGAACCGCTGTTGTCCCTTGACCTGCACCACCAGCAGGCAGTCAGCGCCCTGATCAACAAACAAAGCCGTGAACACGACAGCGCCGTTGTCTTCGTTACCCACGAAATCAACCCCATCATCGACTACGTCGACCGGGTCCTGTACCTGGCAGGGGGACGGTTCCGGGTGGGGACGCCGGAAGAGGTCATGACCACTGAAGTGCTCTCCGACCTGTACGGCACCCAGGTAGAGGTGATCCACGCCAACGGGCGGATCGTCGTCGTTGGCCTGCCCGATGCCACCACCCACCACCACGCCGAGGCCGACGCCCTGGCAGGGGAGCCCGCGTAG
- a CDS encoding GDSL-type esterase/lipase family protein, giving the protein MEDRKLRIAAVGDELLAGLGDPRALGWLGRVLARTPQDGMLLESYSLPCPQEGTEGLAARWLDEAGRRFSAQAENRLVIGLSGRDIEFGLSTARSRLNLANILDSASQNRIEVFVVGPPPTLDPAQNRRLDELNTAFADVTTRRKHLYVDTFSPLLNHEQWRQDLAANGGTPGQAGYGLMAWLVLHRGWFQWLRLDAPQ; this is encoded by the coding sequence GTGGAAGACAGGAAGCTGCGGATCGCAGCTGTAGGAGACGAACTGCTGGCCGGACTGGGCGATCCCAGGGCGCTTGGCTGGCTGGGCCGCGTCCTGGCCCGCACTCCCCAGGACGGCATGCTCCTGGAAAGCTACTCCCTCCCCTGTCCGCAGGAAGGTACGGAGGGGCTGGCCGCGCGGTGGCTGGATGAAGCCGGCCGGCGCTTCAGCGCCCAGGCGGAGAACAGGCTGGTCATCGGCCTGTCCGGACGGGACATCGAGTTTGGCCTCTCCACGGCACGGAGCAGGCTGAATCTGGCCAACATCCTGGACTCGGCTTCGCAGAACCGGATAGAGGTTTTCGTTGTGGGGCCGCCGCCCACACTTGACCCGGCGCAGAACCGGCGGCTTGACGAACTGAACACCGCCTTCGCTGACGTCACCACCCGCCGCAAGCACCTCTACGTCGACACGTTCTCGCCCTTGCTGAACCATGAACAGTGGCGCCAGGACCTTGCGGCCAACGGCGGTACGCCCGGCCAGGCAGGGTATGGCCTGATGGCATGGCTGGTGCTGCACCGCGGCTGGTTCCAGTGGCTCCGCCTGGACGCGCCCCAGTAA
- a CDS encoding metal ABC transporter solute-binding protein, Zn/Mn family, whose product MRRTAAASSFLAALTGLGLLLTACSTQQPGSPASAQGINVVASTNVYGDIARTIGGDKVNVTAIINSAGQDPHSYEATAQDRLTVSKAQLVIENGGGYDDFLHTLVESSKLDSGSVLTAVEISGLAHPEEETQAATPPAAEGSDGHDHGDVNEHVWYSLPAMERVADSVAEKLGALDPGSAATFTANADAFKSSLAGLHGKLDAAKAAASGGQVAVTEPVPLYLLEDAGLKNATPEQYTAAIEEGTDVPPAAMKEATDVVASRTVRLLAYNAQTEGPQTETLKKAAEAAGVPVVDFTETLPEGKTYLQWMTDNVNNVSKILESNR is encoded by the coding sequence GTGCGCCGTACAGCCGCTGCCAGCTCTTTCCTTGCCGCCTTGACGGGACTTGGGCTGTTGCTGACTGCATGCAGTACGCAACAGCCCGGGAGTCCTGCGTCCGCACAGGGGATCAATGTCGTAGCTTCCACGAATGTGTACGGCGACATCGCCAGGACCATTGGCGGGGATAAGGTCAACGTCACCGCGATCATCAACAGCGCCGGCCAGGACCCGCACTCCTACGAGGCAACCGCCCAGGACCGCCTGACCGTCTCCAAAGCCCAGCTGGTCATCGAAAACGGCGGCGGCTACGACGATTTCCTCCATACCCTGGTGGAGAGCAGCAAGCTGGACAGCGGCTCCGTGCTGACCGCCGTCGAAATCTCCGGCCTTGCCCACCCGGAAGAGGAGACCCAGGCGGCGACCCCGCCGGCGGCGGAAGGTTCGGACGGGCACGATCACGGCGACGTCAACGAGCACGTCTGGTACAGCCTGCCGGCCATGGAGCGCGTGGCCGACAGTGTTGCGGAGAAGCTCGGCGCGCTGGATCCCGGTTCCGCTGCCACATTCACTGCCAACGCCGACGCCTTCAAGTCTTCCCTCGCAGGGCTGCACGGCAAGCTGGACGCCGCGAAAGCCGCGGCGTCCGGAGGCCAGGTTGCGGTCACCGAACCCGTCCCGCTGTACCTGCTCGAAGATGCCGGCCTGAAGAACGCCACGCCGGAGCAGTACACTGCCGCGATCGAGGAGGGCACTGACGTGCCGCCCGCCGCCATGAAGGAGGCCACCGACGTGGTGGCGTCCAGGACCGTGCGGCTGCTGGCCTACAACGCCCAGACCGAAGGCCCGCAGACGGAAACGCTGAAGAAAGCGGCCGAAGCCGCAGGCGTTCCGGTGGTGGACTTCACCGAAACCCTGCCGGAGGGCAAGACCTACCTGCAGTGGATGACGGACAATGTGAACAACGTCAGCAAAATTCTGGAGTCAAACAGGTGA
- a CDS encoding multifunctional oxoglutarate decarboxylase/oxoglutarate dehydrogenase thiamine pyrophosphate-binding subunit/dihydrolipoyllysine-residue succinyltransferase subunit: MPEQPSHRLPEEFGGNEWLVDELYEQYQKDKNAVDAKWWPLFESFDSGNGSSNNGNSAHAANPPTRELPVVKPAPSASAPSPAAAPAAPPAAPAPAAPAAAPAPVKKAPATEARDGGKKTEAGTGSQPIPAQLPKNVKAPTAPEEDVVSVLRGPAKAIATNMVTSLQVPTATSVRAIPAKLLIDNRVVINSNLARARGGKVSFTHLIGYAVIRALSQFPSMNVYYDEVDGKPVAVQPAHVNFGIAIDMPKPDGTRLLMVPNIKKAETLNFAEFWHTYEDLIKRARNGKLTAEDHQGTTVSLTNPGGIGTVHSVPRLSKGQAAIIGVGALDYPAEFQGASEKIIAQNAISKVLTLTSTYDHRVIQGAGSGEFLKLVHQLLLGAQNFYDEIFEALRIPYEPVRWSPDLQVDPADEINKVARIQQLIHSFRVRGHLMADTDPLEYVQRKHPDLDVLTYGLTLWDLDREWPTGGFGGKPMLKFRDILGVLRDAYCRTTGIEYMHIQEPAERKWFQDQLEHAYSKPSREEQLRIVSKLNAAEAFETFLQTKFVGQKRFSLEGGESLIPLLDAIMSDAADDGLDEVAIGMAHRGRLNVLTNIAGKTYAQVFREFEGTQDPRSIQGSGDVKYHLGTEGTFTSDNGKETKVYLAANPSHLEAVDSVLEGIVRAKQDRLDQGESFPVLPIMVHGDAAFAGQGVVAETLNLSQLRGYRTGGTIHIVVNNQVGFTTAPSSSRSSTYSTDVAKMIQAPVFHVNGDDPEAVVRIGQLAYEFRQRFHKDVVIDMVCYRRRGHNEGDDPSMTQPLMYNLIEAKRSVRKLYTESLIGRGDITEEEAEQLLRDYQERLERVFAETHAAQTSPIPIVTADSAAVSDIERPMAQQSDSSVSAPVSTAISAETLARIGKAHVEIPEGFTVHPKLKQLLEKREQMSRQGGIDWGFGEIAAFGSLIMEGVPVRLAGQDSRRGTFVQRHAVFHDRANGKEWLPLGNLSDDQAKLWIYDSLLSEYAAMGFEYGYSVERPDALVLWEAQFGDFVNGAQTIIDEFISSAEQKWGQRSSLVLMLPHGYEGQGPDHSSARIERFLQLCAEDNMIVANPTTAASHFHLLRRQAYNRPRKPLIIFTPKQLLRLKAAASSVEDFTNGTFRPVIGEHEQLPATAVERVLLVSGRLYYDLLSTRQKTGDKTTAIIRVEQLYPLPHEEIAAELAKYPNAEVVWAQDEPANQGPWPFIGLNLPEVLDRRVRLVSRPASASTAAGSMKRHAAEQDVLLKQAFARK; encoded by the coding sequence GTGCCAGAGCAGCCAAGCCACCGTCTACCAGAGGAATTTGGCGGGAACGAGTGGCTCGTTGACGAACTGTACGAGCAGTACCAAAAGGACAAGAATGCTGTGGACGCCAAGTGGTGGCCGCTGTTTGAATCCTTCGACTCGGGTAACGGTTCTTCCAACAACGGAAATTCCGCTCACGCTGCCAACCCTCCTACCCGGGAACTTCCCGTGGTGAAGCCGGCACCCTCTGCTTCGGCACCGTCGCCGGCTGCAGCGCCTGCCGCTCCCCCGGCCGCCCCGGCGCCCGCCGCTCCGGCAGCGGCCCCTGCACCTGTGAAGAAGGCCCCCGCCACGGAGGCACGCGACGGCGGCAAGAAGACTGAAGCAGGAACCGGCTCGCAGCCCATTCCGGCGCAGCTGCCCAAGAACGTCAAGGCTCCCACCGCGCCGGAGGAGGACGTCGTCTCCGTCCTCCGCGGACCGGCCAAGGCCATCGCCACCAACATGGTCACCAGCCTTCAGGTGCCCACCGCCACCAGCGTCCGCGCAATTCCCGCCAAGCTGCTGATCGACAACCGCGTCGTCATCAACTCCAACCTCGCCCGCGCCCGCGGCGGCAAGGTTTCCTTCACGCACCTCATTGGCTACGCCGTGATCCGCGCGCTGTCCCAGTTCCCGTCGATGAACGTCTACTACGACGAGGTGGACGGCAAGCCCGTCGCAGTCCAGCCGGCACATGTCAACTTCGGCATCGCCATCGACATGCCCAAGCCCGACGGCACCCGCCTGCTCATGGTCCCGAACATCAAGAAGGCCGAGACCCTCAACTTCGCCGAGTTCTGGCACACCTACGAGGACCTCATCAAGCGAGCCCGGAACGGCAAGCTCACCGCCGAGGACCACCAGGGCACCACCGTTTCCCTGACCAACCCCGGCGGCATCGGCACCGTGCACTCGGTGCCGCGCCTCTCCAAGGGCCAGGCCGCCATCATCGGCGTCGGCGCCCTTGACTACCCCGCCGAGTTCCAGGGCGCCAGCGAAAAGATCATCGCGCAGAACGCCATCAGCAAGGTCCTCACGCTTACTTCGACGTACGACCACCGCGTCATCCAGGGCGCCGGCAGCGGCGAGTTCCTCAAGCTGGTGCACCAGCTGCTGCTCGGTGCGCAGAACTTCTACGACGAGATCTTCGAAGCCCTGCGCATCCCCTACGAGCCCGTGCGCTGGAGCCCGGACCTTCAGGTGGATCCGGCCGACGAGATCAACAAGGTGGCCCGGATCCAGCAGCTGATCCACTCCTTCCGCGTGCGCGGACACCTCATGGCGGATACCGATCCGCTGGAGTACGTCCAGCGCAAGCACCCGGACCTCGACGTCCTCACCTACGGCCTGACCCTCTGGGACCTGGACCGCGAATGGCCCACGGGCGGCTTCGGCGGCAAGCCGATGCTGAAGTTCCGCGACATCCTCGGAGTCCTGCGCGATGCCTACTGCCGCACCACCGGCATCGAATACATGCACATCCAGGAGCCCGCCGAGCGCAAATGGTTCCAGGACCAGCTGGAACACGCCTACTCCAAGCCCAGCCGCGAAGAGCAGCTGCGCATTGTCTCCAAGCTGAACGCGGCCGAGGCCTTCGAGACCTTCCTGCAGACCAAGTTCGTTGGGCAGAAGCGCTTCTCGCTGGAAGGCGGCGAGTCCCTGATCCCGCTGCTGGACGCCATCATGTCCGATGCAGCCGACGACGGCCTGGACGAAGTCGCCATCGGCATGGCCCACCGTGGCCGCCTCAACGTCCTGACCAACATTGCCGGCAAGACCTACGCGCAGGTCTTCCGGGAATTCGAAGGAACGCAGGATCCGCGCTCCATTCAGGGTTCCGGTGACGTCAAGTACCACCTGGGCACCGAGGGCACCTTCACGTCGGACAACGGCAAGGAGACCAAGGTCTACCTCGCCGCCAACCCGTCCCACCTGGAAGCCGTGGACTCCGTCCTCGAAGGCATTGTCAGGGCCAAGCAGGACCGCCTGGACCAGGGCGAATCGTTTCCCGTCCTGCCCATCATGGTCCACGGCGATGCTGCCTTCGCCGGCCAGGGCGTGGTGGCGGAAACGCTCAACCTTTCCCAGCTGCGCGGCTACCGCACCGGCGGAACCATCCACATCGTGGTCAACAACCAGGTCGGCTTCACCACCGCCCCGTCATCGTCGCGCTCGTCCACGTACTCCACCGACGTTGCCAAGATGATCCAGGCACCGGTCTTCCACGTGAACGGCGACGACCCCGAGGCCGTTGTCCGCATCGGCCAGCTTGCCTACGAATTCCGCCAGCGCTTCCACAAGGACGTCGTCATCGACATGGTGTGCTACCGGCGCCGTGGCCACAACGAGGGCGACGACCCCTCGATGACCCAGCCGCTGATGTACAACCTGATCGAGGCCAAGCGCTCCGTCCGCAAGCTGTACACCGAGTCGCTGATCGGCCGCGGAGACATCACCGAGGAAGAAGCCGAGCAGCTGCTCCGCGACTACCAGGAACGGCTGGAGCGTGTCTTTGCCGAGACCCACGCCGCCCAGACCTCCCCGATCCCGATCGTCACCGCGGATTCCGCCGCCGTGTCCGATATCGAGCGGCCCATGGCACAGCAGTCCGATTCCAGCGTCAGCGCTCCGGTCTCCACGGCCATTAGCGCCGAGACCCTGGCCCGGATCGGCAAGGCACACGTCGAGATCCCCGAGGGCTTCACGGTTCACCCGAAGCTGAAGCAGCTGCTGGAGAAGCGCGAGCAGATGTCCCGCCAGGGCGGCATCGACTGGGGCTTCGGCGAGATCGCAGCCTTCGGGTCCCTGATCATGGAAGGCGTGCCCGTACGCCTCGCCGGCCAGGACTCGCGCCGCGGCACGTTCGTGCAGCGCCACGCTGTCTTCCACGACCGCGCCAACGGCAAGGAATGGCTGCCGCTGGGCAACCTTTCCGACGACCAGGCCAAGCTGTGGATCTATGATTCGCTGCTGTCCGAATACGCTGCCATGGGCTTCGAGTACGGCTACTCAGTGGAGCGCCCGGACGCCCTGGTCCTCTGGGAAGCCCAGTTCGGCGACTTCGTCAACGGTGCACAGACCATCATCGACGAATTCATCTCCTCTGCCGAGCAGAAATGGGGCCAGCGTTCCTCCTTGGTCCTGATGCTCCCGCACGGCTACGAAGGCCAGGGACCTGACCACTCCTCTGCGAGGATCGAGCGCTTCCTGCAGCTGTGTGCAGAAGACAACATGATCGTGGCCAACCCCACCACGGCGGCTTCGCACTTCCACCTGCTGCGCCGCCAGGCGTACAACCGCCCGCGGAAGCCGCTGATCATCTTCACGCCCAAGCAGCTGCTGCGCCTGAAGGCTGCCGCATCGTCCGTGGAGGACTTCACCAACGGCACCTTCCGCCCCGTCATCGGTGAGCATGAGCAGCTGCCGGCGACCGCCGTCGAACGCGTCCTCCTGGTCTCCGGCCGCCTGTACTACGATCTCCTGTCCACCCGGCAGAAGACCGGCGACAAGACCACCGCCATCATCCGCGTGGAGCAGCTCTACCCGCTGCCGCACGAGGAGATCGCGGCTGAGCTCGCCAAGTACCCCAACGCCGAAGTGGTCTGGGCCCAGGACGAGCCTGCCAACCAGGGCCCCTGGCCGTTCATTGGCCTGAACCTGCCGGAGGTCCTCGACCGCCGCGTGCGCCTGGTATCCCGGCCGGCCTCCGCCTCCACCGCAGCTGGCTCCATGAAACGGCACGCCGCGGAACAGGATGTCCTCCTGAAGCAGGCATTTGCACGGAAGTAA
- a CDS encoding 50S ribosomal protein bL37, with translation MSKRARKRRDRKRGGANHGKRPNT, from the coding sequence ATGAGCAAGCGTGCACGCAAGCGTCGTGACCGTAAGCGTGGCGGCGCGAACCACGGGAAGCGCCCCAACACCTAG